The following coding sequences are from one Pseudopipra pipra isolate bDixPip1 chromosome 16, bDixPip1.hap1, whole genome shotgun sequence window:
- the ROGDI gene encoding protein rogdi homolog isoform X2, giving the protein MAAAMASTAERAVLEEEFKWLLQEEVHAVLRQLQDILKEASHRFALPTSGSGAAVRQENFVLSTSGTDQVKGVLTLQGDALCQADVNLKMPRNNQLLHFAFREDKQWKLQQIQDARNHVNQAIYLLMNRDVNYQFKTGSEVLKLMDAVMLQLSRARNRLTTPATLTLPEIASSGLTNFKPAGGSILHNPGAMFEFGSQRYEVSHVHKVECVVPWLNDALVFFTVSLQLCQQLKDKISVFSSYWNYRPY; this is encoded by the exons ATGGCGGCGGCTATGGCGAGCACGGCGGAGCGGGCGGTGCTG GAAGAAGAGTTTAAATGGCTTTTACAAGAAGAGGTCCATGCTGTTTTGAGGCAGCTGCAGGATATTTTGAAG GAGGCCTCCCACCGCTTTGCTCTGCCCACCAGTGGCTCAGGAGCAGCTGTCAGGCAGGAGAATTTCGTACTGAGCACATCAGG CACAGACCAGGTGAAAGGTGTGTTGACACTACAGGGAGACGCCCTATGTCAAGCT gATGTTAATCTGAAAATGCCCAGAAACAATCAGCTCCTGCACTTTGCATTCCGGGAAGACAAACAGTGGAAATTGCAGCAG ATCCAGGATGCCAGAAACCATGTGAACCAAGCCATTTACCTGCTTATGAACCGAGATGTGAACTACCAGTTCAAAACAGGCTCAGAGGTGCTCAAG CTTATGGATGCTGTGATGTTGCAGCTCTCCAGAGCCCGAAATCGGCTGACCACTCCAGCTACCCTAACACTACCAGAAATTGCCTCTAGCGGTCTCACA AACTTCAAGCCTGCTGGAGGGTCCATTTTACACAACCCTGGGGCCATGTT TGAGTTTGGCAGCCAGCGGTATGAAGTCAGCCACGTCCATAAAGTGGAATGTGTTGTCCCGTGGTTAAATGATGCCCTTGTGTTCTTCACAGTTTCACTGCAGCTTTGCCAGCAACTGAAGGACAAG ATCTCCGTTTTCTCCAGTTACTGGAACTACAGGCCATATTAA
- the ROGDI gene encoding protein rogdi homolog isoform X1, with the protein MAAAMASTAERAVLEEEFKWLLQEEVHAVLRQLQDILKEASHRFALPTSGSGAAVRQENFVLSTSGTDQVKGVLTLQGDALCQADVNLKMPRNNQLLHFAFREDKQWKLQQIQDARNHVNQAIYLLMNRDVNYQFKTGSEVLKLMDAVMLQLSRARNRLTTPATLTLPEIASSGLTKMFTPVLPPDILVNFYINLNKLCLTVYQLHVLQPSTTKNFKPAGGSILHNPGAMFEFGSQRYEVSHVHKVECVVPWLNDALVFFTVSLQLCQQLKDKISVFSSYWNYRPY; encoded by the exons ATGGCGGCGGCTATGGCGAGCACGGCGGAGCGGGCGGTGCTG GAAGAAGAGTTTAAATGGCTTTTACAAGAAGAGGTCCATGCTGTTTTGAGGCAGCTGCAGGATATTTTGAAG GAGGCCTCCCACCGCTTTGCTCTGCCCACCAGTGGCTCAGGAGCAGCTGTCAGGCAGGAGAATTTCGTACTGAGCACATCAGG CACAGACCAGGTGAAAGGTGTGTTGACACTACAGGGAGACGCCCTATGTCAAGCT gATGTTAATCTGAAAATGCCCAGAAACAATCAGCTCCTGCACTTTGCATTCCGGGAAGACAAACAGTGGAAATTGCAGCAG ATCCAGGATGCCAGAAACCATGTGAACCAAGCCATTTACCTGCTTATGAACCGAGATGTGAACTACCAGTTCAAAACAGGCTCAGAGGTGCTCAAG CTTATGGATGCTGTGATGTTGCAGCTCTCCAGAGCCCGAAATCGGCTGACCACTCCAGCTACCCTAACACTACCAGAAATTGCCTCTAGCGGTCTCACA AAAATGTTCACCCCTGTGCTGCCTCCAGACATCCTTGTGAATTTCTATATTAATCTGAACAAGCTGTGCCTCACTGTCTACCAGCTCCatgtgctgcagcccagcacaaCCAAG AACTTCAAGCCTGCTGGAGGGTCCATTTTACACAACCCTGGGGCCATGTT TGAGTTTGGCAGCCAGCGGTATGAAGTCAGCCACGTCCATAAAGTGGAATGTGTTGTCCCGTGGTTAAATGATGCCCTTGTGTTCTTCACAGTTTCACTGCAGCTTTGCCAGCAACTGAAGGACAAG ATCTCCGTTTTCTCCAGTTACTGGAACTACAGGCCATATTAA